From Bacillus sp. FSL K6-3431, the proteins below share one genomic window:
- a CDS encoding type 1 glutamine amidotransferase domain-containing protein — MTRKIATLITDLFEDTEYTEPALAFKEAGYTVVTIEKKAGNRVIGKQGNDKVMIDVGIDDVKPADFDALFLPGGFSPDQLRADERFVKFTKSFMDERKPVFAICHGPQLLITAKSLEARQATGYISIKVDMEYAGADYKDEEVVVCSNQLVTSRKPDDLPAFIRESLKLL; from the coding sequence ATGACAAGGAAGATTGCTACATTGATTACAGATTTATTCGAGGACACGGAGTATACGGAACCAGCCCTAGCCTTTAAAGAAGCTGGATATACTGTTGTTACGATTGAAAAAAAAGCCGGGAACAGGGTAATAGGAAAACAAGGTAATGATAAGGTGATGATCGATGTTGGTATTGATGATGTCAAACCAGCAGATTTTGATGCCTTGTTTCTTCCAGGCGGTTTTTCACCTGACCAACTAAGGGCTGATGAACGTTTTGTTAAGTTTACAAAATCATTTATGGACGAGAGAAAACCTGTTTTTGCTATATGCCATGGTCCGCAACTACTGATTACTGCAAAGTCATTAGAAGCTAGGCAAGCAACAGGATATATTTCGATTAAGGTAGATATGGAATATGCAGGTGCAGATTACAAAGATGAAGAAGTTGTTGTTTGCTCGAATCAACTTGTGACTAGTCGAAAACCTGATGATTTACCAGCATTTATAAGAGAATCATTAAAACTTTTGTAA
- a CDS encoding flagellar motor protein MotB — MSKRRRKKKEDSHMDESWLLPYADLLTLLLALFIVLFSSSSVDAQKFQQLSQVFSGIFTGGTGPLEFQKPADNEEDHSSDQPDNAQGGMMDSEEITETEKELETEKIIDEMKDASKEIFELEDRQELEAIQAKVNTYIQKNDMSNKFDTALTSEGLLLTIRDNVLFQSGRAEVREADKKTARELAILLEMDPPRNIIISGHTDNIPIRNAAFNSNWELSVMRAVNFMKILLENEELDPRLFSAKGFGEFDPIGDNGTDEGRTLNRRVEVLVLPRTKADE, encoded by the coding sequence ATGTCGAAGCGTAGAAGAAAAAAAAAGGAAGATAGTCATATGGATGAATCGTGGCTCCTTCCCTATGCGGATTTATTGACATTGCTTTTGGCGCTTTTTATTGTGTTGTTTTCTTCAAGTTCTGTAGATGCCCAAAAGTTTCAACAACTGTCGCAAGTGTTTAGTGGTATTTTTACTGGTGGAACAGGGCCGCTTGAATTTCAAAAACCTGCAGATAATGAAGAAGATCACAGCTCGGATCAGCCTGATAACGCACAGGGTGGAATGATGGATTCTGAAGAAATAACAGAAACAGAAAAAGAATTAGAAACAGAAAAAATAATAGATGAAATGAAAGATGCTTCTAAAGAGATATTTGAATTAGAAGATCGACAGGAATTGGAAGCCATACAAGCGAAAGTAAATACCTATATTCAGAAAAATGACATGAGCAATAAGTTTGATACAGCATTAACGAGTGAGGGGTTACTACTTACGATAAGAGATAATGTATTATTTCAATCTGGACGTGCTGAAGTAAGGGAAGCAGATAAAAAGACAGCAAGAGAGCTAGCAATATTGCTAGAAATGGATCCACCAAGAAATATTATTATTAGCGGACATACCGATAATATCCCGATTCGTAACGCTGCATTTAATTCCAATTGGGAATTAAGCGTAATGAGGGCAGTTAACTTTATGAAAATCCTCCTAGAAAACGAAGAACTCGATCCACGATTATTTAGCGCAAAAGGGTTTGGAGAATTTGATCCGATTGGAGACAATGGTACGGATGAAGGTAGGACCTTAAATCGACGAGTAGAAGTATTAGTTTTACCGCGAACAAAGGCAGATGAATGA
- a CDS encoding GNAT family N-acetyltransferase: MEMMKYKASDIEEVVSLFYETVHKVNSKDYSQVQLDVWAPLEEKNMKVSSWKDSLIQNITYVVRMNEQIIGFSDLTSSGHLERLFVHKDFQGKGVASALVDKLESEAVKLNILDIDTEASITAKSFFERRGYKIICSQTVEKNGVKLINYQMNKRLAY; the protein is encoded by the coding sequence ATGGAAATGATGAAATATAAAGCGTCAGATATCGAAGAGGTTGTTTCTTTATTCTATGAAACAGTTCATAAGGTGAATTCTAAAGATTATTCACAAGTACAATTAGATGTTTGGGCACCACTAGAAGAAAAAAATATGAAAGTTTCATCTTGGAAAGATTCATTAATTCAAAATATAACGTATGTTGTAAGGATGAATGAACAGATCATTGGATTTAGCGATTTAACCTCTAGTGGACATTTAGAAAGACTTTTTGTTCATAAAGATTTTCAAGGGAAAGGAGTAGCTTCAGCCCTAGTTGATAAACTTGAATCAGAAGCAGTAAAATTAAACATTTTAGATATTGATACAGAAGCGAGTATTACCGCTAAATCGTTTTTTGAGCGTCGGGGATACAAAATAATTTGCTCACAAACCGTTGAAAAAAACGGAGTCAAATTGATTAATTATCAAATGAATAAAAGGTTAGCATATTAA
- a CDS encoding MarR family winged helix-turn-helix transcriptional regulator, whose amino-acid sequence MTQHQELFHQLFQTSRQLSKNLNEHLSELGIYSSQWTIIYYLHQYGSATQAEICQYLNVEAPTMTRTITRLVTAGWVYKKDGKNNREKLIELTESAYTAYPLWENAVSQFEKTAMKGFTQTEQNALKVCFQQMLNNVNIQE is encoded by the coding sequence ATGACACAGCATCAGGAACTTTTCCATCAATTATTCCAAACTTCTAGACAGTTATCCAAAAATTTAAATGAACATCTATCTGAACTTGGTATATATAGTTCACAATGGACAATTATTTATTATTTACATCAATACGGCTCCGCAACTCAAGCTGAAATTTGTCAGTATTTAAATGTAGAGGCTCCTACAATGACAAGAACTATTACGAGACTTGTAACAGCAGGCTGGGTGTATAAAAAAGACGGAAAAAATAATCGCGAAAAATTAATAGAGCTAACAGAATCCGCATATACTGCTTACCCTTTATGGGAAAATGCTGTTTCACAATTTGAAAAGACAGCTATGAAGGGTTTCACACAAACGGAGCAAAACGCTTTAAAAGTATGTTTTCAACAGATGTTAAACAATGTGAATATTCAGGAGTGA
- a CDS encoding glycerol-3-phosphate acyltransferase: MKEILLLIGAYVFGNILTGYILAKNLYRKDIYQEGSGNAGARNAGRIFGKWAFVFTFFGDAGKGALVVLVARWLGFTMEWQLLILLAVIIGHIFPVFLHFHGGKGMSTYIGGMLAFHPLLFTAFAGAFILFYVIFKSVTLAGMAAILIFPVIMIPFTFEWSSILIACTISALVLFAHRQNIIEKIFSERKIS, translated from the coding sequence ATGAAAGAGATACTATTACTCATTGGTGCGTACGTATTCGGAAATATTTTAACAGGATACATACTTGCCAAAAACTTATATCGGAAAGATATTTATCAAGAAGGTAGTGGGAATGCCGGGGCACGTAATGCAGGTAGAATATTCGGGAAATGGGCATTCGTTTTTACCTTTTTTGGTGATGCAGGGAAAGGAGCACTTGTTGTATTGGTTGCAAGATGGCTTGGTTTTACAATGGAATGGCAATTATTAATTTTATTAGCAGTCATTATTGGGCATATATTTCCGGTCTTCCTTCACTTTCATGGTGGTAAAGGGATGTCTACGTATATTGGTGGTATGCTCGCTTTTCATCCGCTCTTATTTACTGCATTTGCAGGCGCCTTCATTTTATTTTATGTCATTTTTAAAAGCGTTACATTAGCCGGGATGGCAGCTATACTTATTTTTCCTGTTATTATGATACCTTTTACCTTTGAATGGTCATCCATACTAATCGCGTGTACTATTTCTGCACTTGTACTTTTTGCACATCGGCAAAATATTATTGAGAAAATTTTTAGTGAAAGGAAAATCAGCTAA
- a CDS encoding transporter substrate-binding domain-containing protein — translation MLKKSKINIILIGLLLLSIALLGGCGAKNEENSIGNGKQKKTAWEKIEEKGEIIAGTSGTLFPTSYHESGTDELTGYDVEILKEVADRLNIKITFLEMGIDGMLTSLNSGKVDVVANDISITNERKEKFSLSEPYKYSFGSAVVRKDDLSGIKSLKDLKGKKAAGESTTIYMQIARDYGAKEVTYDNVTNEQYLSDVSIGRTDIILNDYYLQTLALTAFPELNITIHPDIRYRPSEQGIVVKKDNNDLLEKINETLKGMHEDGTITALSKNFYAGADVSVKQDLDFE, via the coding sequence ATGTTGAAAAAAAGTAAAATAAATATAATACTTATTGGGCTCTTATTGCTATCCATTGCTTTACTTGGAGGATGTGGAGCAAAAAATGAGGAAAACAGTATAGGTAACGGAAAGCAGAAAAAAACTGCTTGGGAAAAGATTGAGGAAAAGGGGGAAATCATTGCAGGTACTTCTGGAACATTATTTCCAACATCTTATCATGAGAGTGGAACAGATGAATTAACAGGATACGATGTGGAAATTTTAAAAGAAGTGGCAGATCGATTAAATATTAAGATTACGTTTTTAGAGATGGGAATTGACGGCATGCTCACTTCACTTAATAGCGGAAAAGTAGATGTAGTAGCCAATGATATATCTATAACAAATGAGCGAAAAGAAAAGTTTTCATTATCAGAACCATATAAATATTCATTTGGAAGTGCTGTTGTTAGGAAAGATGATTTATCGGGAATTAAGTCTTTAAAAGACTTAAAAGGGAAAAAAGCAGCTGGTGAATCTACAACGATATACATGCAAATTGCTCGTGACTATGGTGCAAAAGAAGTAACTTATGACAATGTAACAAATGAGCAGTATTTGAGTGATGTTTCTATTGGTAGAACAGATATCATCTTAAATGATTATTATTTGCAAACTCTAGCATTGACGGCTTTCCCCGAATTAAATATTACGATCCATCCTGATATTCGTTATCGTCCAAGTGAGCAAGGCATTGTTGTGAAAAAAGACAATAATGATCTTCTCGAAAAAATTAACGAAACATTAAAAGGAATGCATGAGGATGGTACTATTACAGCATTATCGAAAAATTTTTATGCTGGTGCAGATGTGTCTGTGAAACAAGATTTGGATTTTGAGTAA
- a CDS encoding MFS transporter has protein sequence MKKQSLWTKSFIGVSMSNFFLFLTFYLLMVTLPIYTMDQLNGSAAEIGLVVTIFLIGAIMVRPFSGIWIARMGERKMITIALTLILISSILYCFSHTLITLLIFRFIHGIGFGMATTATNTLVAMLIPNNRRGEGMGYYATFMNLAMVLGPFIGLTLVQYINFTMIFIICTFFGLLSILFITFISMKQIEQLPASETKIRFSFKQLIYKGALPISIVAGALAIGYASILSFVSVYAAELDLVSAASYFFVVYAVFLLASRPFTGKWFDQYGENIIIYPAILLFGIGVLLLSQAQGTFVFLLSGALIGIGFGTITSALQTIAIRTASRHNIGMATSTYFTFFDTGIGLGSFILGLIAVNMGYAKLYFILAFFILGCLGLYYLLHGRFQNLHADIENKKQEIPNT, from the coding sequence TTGAAAAAGCAATCTTTGTGGACAAAAAGTTTTATAGGTGTTTCTATGTCGAATTTCTTTTTATTTCTAACCTTCTATTTATTAATGGTGACATTACCAATCTATACGATGGATCAGCTCAATGGAAGTGCAGCTGAAATTGGGCTTGTAGTCACTATATTTCTCATAGGAGCTATCATGGTACGTCCATTTTCTGGTATATGGATTGCACGTATGGGCGAACGAAAAATGATTACAATTGCACTTACTCTCATACTTATCTCCAGTATCTTATATTGTTTCTCCCACACACTTATCACACTACTAATCTTTCGCTTCATTCATGGGATTGGTTTTGGAATGGCGACGACGGCAACTAATACACTCGTTGCTATGTTAATTCCCAACAACCGTCGTGGGGAAGGTATGGGCTATTACGCAACTTTTATGAACCTAGCTATGGTACTTGGTCCCTTTATTGGACTTACATTGGTTCAATATATAAATTTTACAATGATATTCATCATTTGCACGTTCTTTGGACTCTTATCCATTCTCTTCATTACCTTTATCTCTATGAAACAAATAGAGCAACTACCTGCTTCCGAAACTAAAATACGTTTTTCATTCAAGCAACTGATTTATAAAGGAGCACTTCCTATTTCTATCGTTGCAGGTGCGCTAGCTATTGGTTATGCAAGTATACTATCGTTTGTATCCGTTTATGCAGCAGAACTAGATCTTGTATCAGCTGCAAGCTACTTCTTTGTTGTATATGCCGTATTTTTACTAGCATCACGCCCATTTACAGGGAAATGGTTCGATCAATATGGTGAAAATATTATCATATATCCCGCCATTCTTTTATTTGGAATTGGAGTTTTGCTTCTTAGCCAAGCGCAAGGAACCTTTGTCTTTCTTTTATCAGGTGCTTTAATCGGTATCGGCTTTGGAACGATAACTTCTGCATTACAAACAATTGCCATTCGTACAGCTTCTCGACATAATATTGGAATGGCAACGTCTACTTATTTTACATTTTTTGACACCGGAATTGGCCTCGGATCATTTATTCTAGGATTGATTGCTGTAAATATGGGATATGCCAAACTTTACTTTATCTTAGCCTTTTTCATTTTAGGGTGTCTCGGATTATATTATCTGTTGCATGGTCGCTTTCAAAATCTACACGCTGATATTGAAAACAAAAAACAAGAAATTCCCAACACATAA
- a CDS encoding pyridoxal phosphate-dependent aminotransferase: protein MKKFDTSDILKQLPKQFFASLVQKVNRTIADGHDVINLGQGNPDLPTPNHIVDRLKLAGDKPSNHRYPAFRGKPELKQAVAQFYQREYGVHLDSETEVAILFGGKAGLVELPQCLLNPGDTMLVPDPGYPDYWSGAALAKVHMEMMPLTAENHFLPDYEKIPADIIEKAKLLILNYPNNPTGATANFDFFEKTVDFAKKNDVCVVHDFAYGAIGFDEKKPISFLQTPGAKDIGIELYTMSKTYNMAGWRIAFAVGNPSVIEAINLIQDHLYVSIFGAIQDAAIEALSGSQEAVIQLNTTYENRRNVLISSLHEIGWNVQSPPGSFFAWLKIPNGYTSESFANLLLEKAHVAVAPGFGFGEHGEGYVRVGLLTTENRLREAVKRIAKLGIF, encoded by the coding sequence TTGAAAAAATTCGATACTTCAGATATTTTAAAACAATTACCAAAACAGTTTTTTGCATCACTCGTCCAAAAAGTGAATCGTACGATTGCTGATGGACATGATGTAATTAATCTTGGACAGGGCAATCCCGATTTACCTACTCCAAACCATATTGTAGATCGATTAAAATTAGCGGGCGACAAGCCAAGCAATCACCGATATCCCGCCTTTCGAGGTAAGCCTGAACTCAAACAGGCGGTGGCTCAATTTTATCAACGTGAATATGGCGTACATTTAGATTCCGAAACAGAAGTAGCTATCTTATTTGGTGGAAAGGCTGGACTCGTCGAATTACCGCAATGTCTTTTAAATCCTGGAGATACAATGCTTGTCCCTGATCCAGGCTATCCGGATTATTGGTCAGGTGCAGCATTAGCGAAAGTCCATATGGAAATGATGCCACTCACTGCCGAAAATCACTTTCTTCCTGATTACGAGAAAATCCCAGCGGATATTATAGAGAAAGCAAAACTATTAATTCTTAATTACCCTAATAACCCAACAGGAGCGACTGCAAACTTTGACTTTTTTGAAAAAACAGTTGATTTCGCTAAAAAAAATGATGTATGTGTTGTTCACGATTTTGCCTATGGTGCTATCGGTTTCGATGAAAAAAAGCCAATTAGCTTTTTACAAACTCCCGGTGCAAAGGATATAGGTATAGAGTTATATACAATGTCAAAAACATATAATATGGCAGGCTGGCGTATTGCCTTTGCTGTTGGAAACCCTTCCGTTATTGAAGCAATTAATCTAATACAAGACCATTTATATGTAAGTATTTTTGGGGCAATCCAAGATGCAGCGATTGAAGCTTTATCCGGTTCGCAAGAAGCTGTAATCCAATTAAATACTACATATGAAAATAGGAGAAATGTTCTTATCTCAAGCTTGCATGAGATTGGTTGGAATGTCCAGTCTCCACCAGGATCTTTTTTCGCTTGGCTAAAAATACCTAATGGATACACTTCTGAGTCATTTGCCAACTTATTACTTGAAAAAGCGCATGTCGCTGTAGCACCGGGATTTGGTTTTGGTGAGCACGGAGAAGGATACGTTAGGGTAGGTCTCCTGACTACTGAAAACCGCCTACGGGAAGCTGTAAAAAGAATAGCAAAACTCGGTATATTTTAA
- a CDS encoding aminotransferase class V-fold PLP-dependent enzyme, protein MSFIYKIANQPAEFDQIKQLNYRTFVEEIPQHEKNETQTLVDKFHEENTYIICLKEELVIGMICVRSNRPFSLDGKIGEIERHLPVKVDNPCEIRLLAVDQKYRNGRVFLGIAQALIRFCLKLGYDAAVISGTTREQKLYGQMGFQDFAFITGNEEAAFQPMYLTKSTFDAGIAGRILKEQINFLPGPATISSEVQLALSTTPHSHRSKEYEILLHDVQMKLRKLVDAKFVQVLHGTGTLANDVVAGQLSLVGGKGLILVNGEFGKRLVDHAERFGLLFDTLEAEWGTVFIEDEIEIKVKQEKYRWIWLVHCETSTGILNDLEALKTISKHNGSKLAVDCISSIGTLPINLNGVAFASGVSGKALASYTGISFVFHEEDVKQASSLPRYLDLGAYVESGGIPYTQSSNLIHALAAALKKYECPEIVYDQMSHLFNVIRKGVEGVGFTVLAQKGSTAPTIMTIVPPKGECAQQLGNNLYLNGFSVHYESSYLLEKNWLQISCINDVKEKEVSRLLLVMKGLYQSNRQQTLK, encoded by the coding sequence ATGAGCTTTATCTATAAGATTGCTAATCAACCTGCGGAATTTGACCAAATAAAACAGTTGAATTACCGTACATTTGTAGAGGAAATTCCTCAACATGAAAAAAATGAAACACAAACATTAGTAGATAAATTCCATGAGGAGAATACATATATTATTTGTTTGAAAGAAGAACTGGTCATCGGTATGATTTGTGTACGTAGTAACCGTCCATTTTCACTTGATGGGAAAATTGGTGAAATAGAACGTCATTTGCCAGTTAAAGTGGATAATCCTTGTGAGATTAGATTGTTAGCAGTTGACCAGAAATATCGAAATGGAAGAGTATTTTTAGGAATAGCGCAAGCCTTAATTCGTTTTTGTTTAAAATTAGGCTATGATGCAGCAGTAATATCGGGGACAACAAGGGAACAAAAGCTTTATGGACAAATGGGTTTTCAGGATTTTGCTTTTATTACCGGGAATGAAGAAGCTGCCTTTCAACCAATGTATTTAACGAAATCCACCTTTGATGCTGGTATAGCTGGAAGAATTTTAAAGGAGCAAATTAATTTTCTTCCAGGGCCTGCAACAATTTCATCTGAGGTACAACTTGCTTTATCTACTACGCCACATTCACATAGGTCAAAGGAATACGAAATTTTGTTACATGATGTTCAAATGAAATTAAGAAAACTAGTGGATGCTAAATTTGTCCAGGTATTACATGGGACAGGTACTTTAGCAAATGACGTTGTAGCAGGACAATTAAGCTTAGTGGGTGGCAAAGGTTTAATACTTGTAAATGGGGAATTTGGAAAGCGTTTAGTTGATCATGCCGAACGATTTGGGCTTTTATTTGATACATTAGAAGCAGAATGGGGTACGGTATTCATAGAAGATGAGATTGAGATTAAAGTAAAGCAAGAGAAATATCGATGGATTTGGTTAGTACACTGTGAAACATCTACTGGTATTTTAAATGATTTAGAGGCATTAAAAACGATTAGCAAACATAATGGTAGTAAGCTCGCTGTTGATTGTATAAGCTCAATTGGGACACTACCGATTAATTTAAATGGTGTTGCATTTGCATCAGGTGTCAGCGGGAAAGCATTAGCGAGTTATACAGGTATTTCTTTCGTTTTTCATGAAGAAGATGTGAAGCAGGCAAGTAGCCTCCCACGTTATCTTGATCTAGGCGCATATGTAGAATCAGGTGGAATACCTTATACTCAATCCTCCAATCTAATACATGCATTAGCGGCAGCTTTAAAGAAATACGAATGTCCTGAGATAGTCTATGATCAAATGAGTCATCTGTTCAATGTGATTAGAAAAGGTGTGGAAGGAGTAGGATTTACTGTTTTAGCACAAAAGGGCTCTACTGCGCCAACGATAATGACAATAGTTCCACCCAAGGGAGAATGCGCACAGCAACTTGGCAATAATCTATATCTAAATGGGTTTAGCGTACATTATGAAAGTTCTTATCTATTAGAAAAAAACTGGCTGCAAATATCCTGTATTAATGATGTGAAGGAAAAGGAAGTATCAAGATTACTCCTAGTCATGAAAGGGTTATATCAATCTAATAGACAGCAAACTTTAAAGTAA
- a CDS encoding amino acid ABC transporter permease, with the protein MKDIQWQHIFDLPLAIESFPYIFQGIWYTLLISFAGMGIGLILAFFIALGRMSKFALLRWPARMYISFMRGIPMLVFLFLLYFGLPNVGIEYGALTCALIGFSLHSAAYMAEINRSALASVNKGQWEASSALGLSYWQTMRLVILPQATRIAIPPLSNVLLDLIKASSLAAMITVPDLFQRAKIVGGREFDFMTMYILVALIYWGICTIVAAGQDRLEKKYQYTE; encoded by the coding sequence ATGAAAGATATCCAATGGCAACATATTTTCGATCTTCCACTAGCCATTGAATCCTTCCCATATATTTTTCAAGGTATTTGGTATACATTGCTCATATCATTTGCAGGAATGGGGATAGGTCTTATACTTGCCTTTTTTATAGCACTTGGACGCATGTCAAAGTTTGCTTTATTAAGATGGCCTGCACGGATGTACATATCATTTATGCGAGGAATACCGATGCTTGTATTCTTATTCTTATTATATTTTGGTCTTCCTAATGTTGGAATTGAATACGGCGCTCTTACTTGTGCTTTAATCGGTTTTAGTCTACATAGCGCAGCATACATGGCAGAAATAAATCGCTCTGCACTAGCTTCTGTTAATAAAGGCCAATGGGAAGCATCATCTGCTCTCGGATTGTCATATTGGCAGACAATGAGGTTGGTTATTTTGCCACAAGCAACCAGAATAGCAATACCACCGCTTTCTAATGTATTGCTAGATTTGATTAAAGCCTCATCATTAGCAGCAATGATAACCGTTCCTGATTTATTTCAACGAGCAAAAATCGTTGGCGGTAGAGAATTTGACTTCATGACCATGTATATTTTAGTAGCCTTGATTTACTGGGGAATTTGCACGATTGTAGCAGCAGGGCAGGATAGGTTAGAAAAAAAATATCAGTATACAGAATAA
- the motA gene encoding flagellar motor stator protein MotA has translation MDKTTLIGFILGIVAIGVGMVLKGVGIIALLNPAAILIILVGTAASVITAFPTSEIKKVPKLFGIIFKDRQTLKPRELIYHFSDLAQLARKEGLLALESKIDEIDEPFMRHGLSLAVDGQSADYIRDVLNEEIDALEERHATGASIFSQAGTYAPTLGVLGAVIGLIAALGNMDNTEELGKAISAAFVATLLGIFTGYVWWHPFANKLKRKSKEEVRLKEMMVEGILSILEGEAPRVIEQKLASYLPSSERVELSEESGEAQDVEA, from the coding sequence ATGGATAAAACTACGCTGATTGGATTTATTTTAGGAATAGTAGCAATAGGAGTAGGAATGGTGCTAAAAGGGGTTGGTATCATTGCCTTACTTAACCCTGCTGCAATTTTGATCATTTTAGTAGGAACGGCGGCTAGTGTCATCACCGCTTTTCCAACATCGGAAATTAAAAAAGTACCTAAGCTTTTTGGTATTATTTTTAAAGACCGACAAACATTAAAGCCTAGGGAGTTAATCTATCATTTTTCGGATCTTGCACAATTAGCGAGAAAAGAAGGTTTATTGGCGTTGGAAAGTAAAATTGATGAGATAGACGAGCCGTTTATGAGACATGGCCTTAGTCTAGCTGTTGATGGTCAAAGTGCCGATTATATTAGGGATGTTTTAAATGAAGAAATTGATGCGCTGGAAGAAAGGCATGCCACAGGAGCGTCAATTTTTTCACAGGCGGGTACATATGCACCAACTTTAGGTGTTTTAGGAGCGGTAATTGGGCTAATTGCTGCTTTAGGAAACATGGATAATACGGAAGAATTAGGCAAGGCTATTTCAGCGGCATTCGTTGCTACTTTGCTCGGGATCTTCACAGGTTATGTTTGGTGGCATCCATTCGCGAATAAATTAAAACGTAAATCAAAAGAAGAAGTGCGCTTAAAGGAAATGATGGTTGAAGGTATTTTATCGATTCTAGAAGGAGAAGCACCTCGTGTAATTGAGCAAAAACTTGCTTCGTATTTACCATCTTCAGAACGCGTAGAATTATCAGAAGAAAGTGGTGAAGCTCAAGATGTCGAAGCGTAG
- a CDS encoding carbon-nitrogen family hydrolase, with translation MNWKIGCIQMDIAFGEPKKNFKLAEQWFEKAAKEKCTVIVLPELWTTGYDLGRLDEIAHDDGEDVILFLQEQAKKHNFHIVGGSVAKQTDNGVKNTMYVIDKEGQLVHEYSKLHLFQLMDEHLHLQAGDDVPTFTLEGEEAAGFICYDIRFPEWLRKPVLEGAKVLFVVAEWPAPRLDHWQILLRARAIENQSYVIACNRAGQDPNNVFAGHSMIIDPWGEIIAEGGNEEELVIGDINPQEIEGIRNRIPVFADRRPKYY, from the coding sequence ATGAATTGGAAAATTGGCTGTATCCAAATGGACATAGCATTTGGAGAACCAAAGAAAAACTTTAAGCTTGCAGAACAATGGTTTGAGAAAGCAGCAAAGGAAAAATGTACCGTTATTGTATTGCCTGAATTATGGACAACTGGATATGATTTAGGGCGTCTTGATGAAATTGCCCATGATGATGGAGAAGATGTCATTTTATTTTTACAAGAACAAGCGAAGAAACATAACTTTCATATAGTAGGAGGTTCCGTAGCTAAACAAACGGATAATGGTGTGAAAAATACGATGTATGTCATTGATAAAGAAGGGCAACTTGTGCATGAATATAGTAAGCTTCACTTGTTCCAGCTGATGGATGAACATTTACATTTACAAGCAGGGGATGACGTACCGACCTTTACTTTAGAAGGAGAAGAGGCAGCAGGTTTTATATGTTATGATATTCGGTTTCCAGAATGGTTACGTAAACCAGTTTTAGAAGGCGCGAAAGTCTTGTTCGTAGTAGCTGAATGGCCAGCACCAAGACTAGACCATTGGCAAATACTATTAAGGGCACGTGCGATCGAAAATCAAAGTTATGTCATTGCTTGTAATCGAGCAGGGCAAGATCCGAATAATGTATTCGCTGGTCATTCGATGATTATTGACCCGTGGGGGGAAATAATTGCTGAGGGTGGAAATGAGGAAGAGCTTGTAATAGGCGACATTAATCCACAGGAAATAGAGGGAATCCGCAATCGAATTCCTGTTTTTGCTGACCGCCGTCCAAAGTATTATTGA
- a CDS encoding flavodoxin: MGNVLLIYTSSTGNTELMADMMIAALQKANLHLSVKDAFDVEPKELLHYDGILIGTYTWDGGVIPDEFMDFYEELDEFDLKGKKAAVFGSGDSYYTSTFGAAIHLFTNKLHSIGAEIVVDSLLVDLQPDDSDIEACNNFARDFIKAIL, translated from the coding sequence ATGGGAAATGTTCTTTTAATATATACGAGTAGCACTGGGAATACAGAATTAATGGCTGATATGATGATAGCTGCGCTCCAAAAAGCGAACTTGCACCTTTCTGTTAAGGATGCATTTGATGTAGAGCCTAAAGAACTGCTTCATTATGACGGAATACTTATTGGAACATATACATGGGATGGTGGCGTAATACCAGACGAATTCATGGATTTTTATGAAGAGCTAGACGAATTTGACTTAAAAGGAAAAAAGGCAGCCGTTTTCGGTTCTGGAGACTCTTATTACACATCTACATTTGGTGCCGCCATTCATCTTTTTACAAATAAACTTCATAGTATAGGTGCAGAAATCGTTGTAGATAGCTTATTAGTTGATTTACAACCTGATGATTCAGATATAGAGGCATGCAATAACTTTGCGCGCGATTTTATTAAAGCTATTTTATAA